The sequence TCTGACAAAAATACATTTCTTTTCTCGAGGACCCAACTTTCCATATTTACTTGTTGTGTCATAAATATATGCAGCTGATCCCCAAGGTATAAGGTTACTTAGGTCTGGTTTTCTACCAGTCCATAGTTCATATGGCGTGGAAGGAACTGACTTTGAAGGCACCTTGTTTAGTATATAGGCCGCAGTTAATAAAGCATTTCCCCAAAAAGAAATATGCAAATTAGCTTGCGCCATCATGGACCTTGTCATGTCTAACAATGTTCTATTCCTTCTTTCAgcaacaccattttgctgaggtgtgtAAGGAATGGTTAATTGTCTAACTATTCCCTTTTCATTACATAGATCCTTGAATTGATCAGACAAATATTCACGGCCTCTGTCAGTTCTCAAGGCTTTTATTGTCTTATCCatttgattttctacttcatttGCATAACGTCTAAAACATTTCAATGCTTCAGACTTATGTGAAATCAAATAGACATGACCATAACGagtgaaataatatataaatgtaaTGAAGTAAGAAGCTCCATGTCTAGCCTTCACATTCATTGGACCACATATGTCTGAATGAATCAATTGCAATAGAAATTATGCCCTAATTGCTTTTCCAAATGGTTTTCGTGTCATTTTACTAGCAAGACAGTGTTCACAATCCAACAAATCAAGTTTAGACAGAGAACCTAAAAGTTCTGCTTTGATTAGTCGATTCATCATGTCTTTTCCAATGTGACCTAGTCTAGCATCCCAAGTGTAAGCATCCACATTTGCATTACTAGATGAACAAATATTTAACGAAACACAACGATCAACATAATAGTTAAACATTTGTCTGTCACAATCCAACACGATAAAACCATTCCTAAGATGTCCACAACCATAATACATATTGCTATAGTAAATACGAACAAGATCACTACTAAAGTTCAAACTGAATCCTAGTCCTAGAAGAACAATAACAGATATTAGATTTCGTCGAATCTCTGGTGCATAGAGGACATCAAGTAAGATAAGAGTTCGGCCACCATGCAACTCTAGTTTGGAAGTACCGATGCCTTTGAATTCAACTTTCGCATTATTTCCTACATATATCCATCTCGTGCCACAAGGAACTCGACGAAAATCTACAATCGCTTCACGATATCTAGTTACATGGTCTGTTGCTCCTGAGTCTACAATCCACACAGGATAAGATTCAGTTAGTAAAACAGTACTAGAGACACATATAGTACTCAAAAAAGCGTTAAGTGCTACCTTTTTAGGCTCAGGGCACTCACGAGCGAAATGACCAAATGCTTGGCAATTGAAGCACTTCATTTTGCTCTTATCTTCCTTCTTCCCAAACCTCTTACGCTTGTTCTTTTGGTTTGGCTTGAAGTTGTTTTTCTTAGACCCTTCCACAACATTCTTCCCTTTCCTGTTTTTCTTCCAATTCTTAAAGCGTTTAAAGCCCGAAGCTTTCTTGGAACTAGATTCAACCACAAAAGCACTTTCTATGGACTTAGCAGCACCAAGCCGCTCATCCTCAAGTTCAACATGGTGAGCAGCATCAGAGAAACTTAATGCTATCATTGTGAGTCAGATTAACTTTCAGATGCTCCCACTTTTCAGGAAGAGGTCAGATCAAAGCTTGAACTTGTTGCTCATCAGAGAGGATATGACCAGCTGAAGTCAATTCACGTATCATATTTGACATAGTTTTCAAATGTTGTTTGATGCTGTGATCAACCTTTTTCTTGTAAGTGTCAAACTTGATAGTCAATTGCCTCAGATGATTGACAGTAGTACCTTCATATTTCTCTCTCAGGTACACCCAAATGTCATGAGCAGTGAGATGCTGTTCACATTCATGGATGAGATCATCAATCACAGAACTAACCAGTATAGCACGAGCAGTGGAATCTTTCTTTTTCCATGCCTGATAAGCTTCCTGGTCTCTCCTCTGCTGAGCAGTGTTACCCACATCGGGATCCTGCATGACTTGGTTGATACCTTCTAAGGCATCTTGCTCATCAAGCACATACCCAATCTTATGGCGCCAAGTATCATAGTTGTCACCATTCAGTTTGTCATCCTTGTTGAGATCAGCAATGATAGATTTTGATGACATGGTCTGTTTATTTTAGAGGTGATAACACATGTTAATGCTCATTAAATGTACACTTTAGTTTTGTACTTAAAATTAGCATCTATAATGATTTAACATAAGGCATAGACTCGAAAGTTCACTAAGTTCCTAATCATCATCTACAATCCTAATGTTGCatcattataaatttaatttctaagtaacaaaaaaatatcaattgatTTTAGGTGAGAATCCCAACCTAAAAACTCCCACTTAATTTGAGATATctcaataaattcaaaataaacataTGTAGATAAACATGTATTAAAATAAACTAACATCAAAGTTTACAATACATGCTTCTATTTAAACATAGATAAAACACATACTACATTACATATGTCACATAACATGctcacataaaaaaaatgaaataaataaacatatataataaCAAGTCATCTTCCTAAGGAAAATCTAATTTCGTTTTATTTTTACACATGTGGGATATCATTTTGGTCATTCCCTTCGAGAGCCTATCTGATGGAGCGAACTTCAAAAGACGAACTCCAGAATTTATCTGTAAAGATAATGTCTTCTTCATCTCAAGTTCAACTTCTTTCTCCCATCTCTTAATCAATGATGACTTCAACTCATCAAGGCAGATCATTGATCCCCTTTGGTTAAGCAAATCATCGATTATGCTCTTCCAATGTCTAGTTAGAGAATCTCTTAATAGTCCAACTATTATATCATGTTCAAAGTGATGACCCAAATGCATAAGATATAAACGTTTACTATCCTTAACTTTAATATGTTGAAGCAAGGTGTGTATGGGATCCATTTTATAATGTTTAAACATGTGATACTTTGCTATTCGTTCTGGAGCTCTTTGAACTTTAGCTTCTCCCCGAAGGATACTAAGAGTGTGTTTAATTCTTGTCATATCTATAAGAAGAGAGCAAAATTAAATTGGACACAAAGCCAACCTTAATATTTAAGATTcaagatgaaattttttttatacatgatAACAATCTCTCATTGTCCATATTATTGACAAGCTATCCTTTGATATTAAACAAATGAAACTCTTATCGTGGATCACATGTagccattaaaaaaaaattatttttatttgtacgATTTCCAGTCATGAATCTCAAACGTTGCTTCCTGGAACCAATGAAAACGTGGTGCAATGATGTAATCACATGAAACAAACTTTGCAATTTTATAATCACATGAAACAAGCCGTGAGTCTCATGAATTGGCCAATGAATTAGATTCAACATCATAGCATTAAAAAACAAAACCCACCgcatggcaaaaaaaaaaaagaacataatTGTGAGATTATCGTGTCAAATATTCCATTTTGAACACATTTGTTTCTTCATTCTCATTCTTCCTTgcttcatatatatttattttcgagAATAAATTTTACATGCATATGAAGTTTTGGAATTAATATTGAGCGAACATAAAACATTACCGAAATGCATAAAACCAAGTTAGAATATCAACTAGcacatagctctgataccaatgaCGGAAATCATACACTCGAATCTCGCATATGATTATCgaataaattcatattttgaTTTACGATCTTTGTAGTTGATTTACTAACCTTTTTCGATGATATTAATACACTTCGATGGTCTGACGCCGATCACGAACGGAAAGGAATCAATTATGCACAATCCAAATACTTAATAATTGTGATATGTTTGTTGCAATATTTTTGAAGAACAAGTCTCGGCCCCTCATATTTTGTATATCATAATCATTGTTTTGGAGTAGTATTAGGGAagttatttagaaaaataaccACTCCCTCCATAAATTCAAATTACCAATTTGAATTGTttgggtcgggtcgggtcggcCCTCATGGGCGACCCATTACCATTaacccatatatatataaattcttaCAGTTTGGGTTGATATGTGGAATGATTCTTAATTCAGGTCAAGCGatctcaacaaaaaaaaaaaaattggataagATTTCGAGCCCAATCTGATCTGAATTGAACCAAAAAACACTCAACTCTAACATTATATTTTTCAGGTTGACTCGAGTTGGGTTAATTTTTTACACCATTACGTTCAGACTGTATAtcgtttttattttctattctTTGCATGCACAATATTAGGAACAACAACGGAGGTGTTACCTAATTTGTATCTTGCATTCAAATCGAAGAATAAAGTTAATAATTTCATTAcaatatatttgaatttcaaatcagtAATATAAATCTACTCAAATTCTTTGGCTATTCAAATTAATCTCTcaacattaattttaatttaatgaaccAAACCAAAACATTTCAAATCTTCAAACATTTGAGTTGTTGAgcatttattttgatgtttattacCAGAATTGCTAAGACATCcaatttattcacaattaaATCGTGACAAATAAACTTCTAAATAAGGGGAAGTCgtgtttctttcttcttcttttcagAGCTCGCCAGTTAATACCGACTCTTTGGTAGTCTTGTAGAGGTGTCCTCAGTCTAGTGTGAACCCATATTCAACCATAAGTAGGCCCTTACAACTAAGCCTACTTTTATATATCAATGAGtgagtttgtttgtttgtttgtttcaattttttttttttttatttttagtcgtGGTAAGTGGGCTCTTGTTTTTATCAAGTTTCATGCTAATATaccatttaaatttaattttgatgaATAAAAACTAAACTAATATGATTTAGCATAAATTAATGAATTCATATTATCTAAATTGAACTGACTCGCTGAAAGACGTACTACGCTGATATAAGATGAAACagacaaaaaaaattgtgttgtCCAACTAAACTGATCTGAAGAGTATCTACAACAACTTAAATGAAACCAAACTGTTCACGTAAATGATGTAATAGAACATATCAGCTAGCACTGATCTGGCAATTTTTTTTGAAGACAATAGATAGTTATCTCCGAGTATATTCCAAAGGTTGTTAACaaagaaataataaaagatCTGTTAGTTACTCtttctagttttttttattacaatacACGCGGAGGAGGGGAATCGAACTCGGGGAGGGAAGCCAGCTAATCTGACAAGTGAGACCACTGGGCTACAAGCCTGGTCTCTACTCTTTCTAGTTAATATCCAAGAAATTTGAATTCTTACTTACCTTTTTTACACACTAGCTTTATTGTACTGTGAGAATCTTTGTAACTGTCAGAAgactttttattaatttattgagtTAAGAAAGAGTTACTACGAGTTTCAGCTCAATAGGTTAGTGAACCGAGCTAAAGTTAGTTTGTACAATAGGTTGTACcaataaaatcttttattaaAATCCTTCTGAAAACAGAAAAATGTGAGACGTAGAAGCTTACTCTTTGAACTTCCATGAACAAATTATTGCCTATTTTCATTTTCAGCCATCTTACCAGTCCTATTTGACGTTACTTGTGTTGTTCATTCATTTATTCCAACTGATATGTTAAACTCAAGTATATCTTATTCACTTAGTGCTTTAAGCTGTTTCGGAACTTAGTATTATTGTAGCTCATTTTACTCAGTCAAATTAGAATATTAACTTGAGTTCTTAACGCAGTTTAAGTTTTACACTATTTCTCATATTTGTATAACAATTCATTAACTCCCTCTAAAATGTTATTTTCGATCCTAACAAGTATCAGATAGGTTTATTCTGATATCTGAATATCTGATATACTTTGATGActttttttaataacaaaatcttTATGTTTTCTAAAAGAAAGTATGATATGACTTGAAGATCCTAATGTAGTCACATTTATCATCTTAAGATGACATAGACGGACCTATGAAGATCATGAAAGCAAATATAATTGTGCAATAACATAAGGTTTTCTTAAATGGTAGAAAAACCTAGAATGTAGTGTGCTGCCGATGACAAAAAAAAAGCTAATCTGGACAAAATTGTCAAAGATATCATTTACAAAACATTAGATAAAAAtgtttagaaaaattagaaCATGTTCAAATGCTAaagaaatatgagaaaattaacccaactttgtgaagaaaatgatttgattAAGGAGAACAAGCTGATGGTGGtcattcaaaagtttgataatatcaaaatgaaggCTGGAAAGATGATGAACGAGTTCGATGAGAGATCCAGTAGCATTGTTATCGAGTTGGCAACTCTTGTAAAAGAGTATAACATCAGAGATGTTGCACTTAAAAGTTATGAGAGCTCTGCCAAGAGAATGAGACGTCAATAATATAACCATGCGAGAGTCCAAATATTTGTATAAGCTTAAGAACAATCTGTTTGTTGATACGAAGGCTTATGAGTTTGAGTTGGGAAAAAAGAATGAAGAAGAGTCATTTGTTCCACAAGTTACAAAGATCTTATCGTAGCAGAAGAATCTCCATCAAAGTCAGCAGGACAAATAAGCAATGACGCCATGTTATTGTTCTTCACGAAGTTTGGAAAATTCATGagaaataatcataataattttcaaaatttcattaaaaagaaCAACTATAACAAAGAATCAAACTCTTCTGATCAAGCGTGGTTTAATTTTGGCAGACCAGaacacttcattgctgactctACTAGTCTCAAGAAGGATGGCAAGAAGTCAGTTGACAAGAGAATaaccaaaaaagaaaatagatcttttagaaagaaaaaagaacagAAAGTGCTGATAACATACGAGAGCAAAAGCAAGTGGGCTGAGTCAGACTCAGATACCATAAGCTCAGATGATGCCTCTAGTGAAAGTGACGAAGAGTCAGTCAAATGATTAACGACAAATGATGATCTGGAATCAAACCTTGATGATCTATTTGATTTTTCCTCTAAGGAATTTACACGAGATGAGTTAGTCACTACACTTAACAAGATGATTATGAAGTACAAAGACTTTCATAGACATTTGAGGAAGTCAAAGCCAAAAAAGGGTTGATATTATAAcgactaaaaatgaaaatatgcgATAAAAATTCCAAGTAATAACAATTGAAAATAAAAGGTTGAACAATTTGGTCAACACTTGGATAAAGTCTTCTATTTCACTTGAAAAATTGAATGAAGGTGAAAAGCAAGATAGTACCAGATAAGGTTTAGGCTTTGGCAATAATGATTGAAGCTCTTCCGAAACAAGTACTAAGTTTTTCTTAGAGAAATACAAATCTCATTGATATATTTTGTCAGACCCAACACCATGtataaaaatttagaatttgaaattcaattcaGTCAACCTATTTATAAAAAGAACAAAAGAATGCATCGTGGCCTTGGATATGTAGAACCTTAGAGTTCTAATTCAGGATGACTCAAAAACAGAATCAACATGAATGGTTATAGTTCACATTCCAAATTGATCTGGTCTGATAAGAGTCATCAGACTGAATTCTATGAGGCTCAAATATAATAATTACTACAATTGCAAAatagttcagaagagatacatgTTAACATATCAGAATGGAAGGTCCAATCAAAGTTTTGTTAAGCACATACCACACAACACTAGTAAGACTAAAATATTATGTACCCAAATATATGTGGGTACCAAAGTCATTTATAAACTGCGCTTGTAGGTAAAAGATTTCGAGCTGTTGAAGAAATCAACATGGtacttggacagtggatgttcaagACACATGACAGGAAATGATAAGTTGATATCCGAAATTATTAAATATCAAGAACCCAGAATCTCTTTTGGAGATGATTCGAAAGGTAAAACTATAGTAAATGGTAAGATTATTCATGATACTATTTTTACTAAATATATACTTTTACATGAAAActatgttataatttaattaacataaatcAGTTATGTGATAATAGATATATTGTAGAATATCACAAACACACTTGCAATGTTAAGATTCCAATTGGTAAAACTATGCTGATAGGTAATAGAACTGGTaacacatataaaatatacTGGTCTATTGAACAACCATATGATCCGACATGTTTTATTGTTGTTAATGCTAACAAAAACTGGCTATGGCACCAAAAGCTTAGTCAAGACCATTGCTAACTTGAGTTAGAACAGCTTAGTAGTTGGTTTGCCCAAGATTGACTTCTCAAAAAACAATAAATGTTCATCATGTCAGATGGTAAAGCAAGTTAGATCGACCTTCAATAACAAATGAAGTATTGCTTCAGCTCAATGCTTGGAACTACTTCATATGGACTTGTTTAGTCCTATATTGATGATgagcttagggagaatgaagTACACCTTGGTGATTATCGATGATTTCTTAAGATTTACATGAGTCATCTTCTTGAAGTCCAAAGGCTAAACCAGTTCTCAACTGATAAAGATCCTAAAGCGTATATAGAATGAGAAGACCTTAGTGGTCGAAAAGATCAAAAGTTATCAAGGAACTGAGTTTACCAATAGGTTGCTTGAAACTTATCTGGAAGACAATGTAATCAAGCATGAGTTCTCAGCTGTCAGATCACCTCAGTAGAATGGTGATGCTGAGAGACAAAATAGAACACTTAAGGAAGTAGCTCGAATCATGTTAGCTGACTCTGGGATCTCACAGGGTTTTTGGGCTAAAGCCGTGAACACCGCCtattatactcagaacagatcgataaTCAACAAAAGACATGGAAAAACACCTTATCAGATCTGGAATGGAAATAtaccaaaaatatcatacttcTGGGTATTTGGTTGTTAGTACTTTATTcacaacaataataaaaattatttaattacatttgATGTAAAATCAGATAATGGAATATTTTTAAGATATCATATGTTATATCGTATATTTAATACTAGAACTCTAGTTGTTGAAGAATCGGTTAATATAACATTTGATGAATCTTCTATTATTCCTAATGCAAACAATGCACATTTACACTACAAGAAAAGAGACATACGACAATGGTGAAAAATCGTTGTCATATATCTTGAAAAACAGTTGTTAAAGCCCATGTGGTTAAAtggttcgctcaaagacaacggtttttcaccgttgttgtagctacaatttgcgacggttttctCATGATTtctgtcgctaatattttcaataaaaaataaaaaatttactttaataattttacaaatctaaaaaaacttacaatttgattatactaacaatattcattaacttaactaacacttaaaaatttaccaaaaattaaagtgaaaaaatttatcctaaatcgaaactaaaatcgtgtaatagagaaaaattttaagtgttgtgaagtggtggaGGAAAATAGACCGAAAGTGGGGagatttatagacaatttgcgacggtttttgcttAAACCGTCACTAATAGAGACGATAATtgcaaaactgtcgcaaattttaaatttgcgacCGTCActaaaactagcgacggttcgGAAAAACCGCcgctaatttaaaacatgcgacggtttacttaaaaccgtcgctaaagttagTGACGGTTTAAGCAAAATACTCGCTAATTTTCtgaaaccgttgctaaatttaacgacggttttatcaaaatcgtcgctaaatatggCCACAGTTTCTccaaaccgttgtcgattgtccaaaaaaacatgcTCAAAGACAACTGTTCATagaactgttgtctttgaccaTAAAAAAGGCTCAAAGACGGTTTTGTAGAACTGTTGttattgaccctaaaaaccgttgtcttttgccccgaaagacaacaatttttataaaactgttgtcttGTGCTTAAaaaacgcacatacgacaactgttttcactaaaaccgttgttaaaaagtaTACGACAAcattacgacaacggttttagtaaaaaccgttgtcatatgtgcgttgttgtttgggttttttcttgtagtgttaaATGATCTTACAAATAGAATGAAAAACACTAATATTCGGTCTAAAAATGATGATGAGTCTGAGTTTAGAAGAAAAGATAACTTGCATTGTGAGCCAGACATTTCTATCACTCGAGCTGATGAAGACATCGAGTTGATTCCAGAAGATCAAGGTGAACTAACAATATATCAAATTGATCCAATTCAAAAAATCAAACTAAGCTTGTTTTAGAACAAGCTAATCcgatccaagaacaaaattcTCCAACTGTAGATCCAAATCATTTTGGACCATGCTATCGGTGGAGTAAAAATTATCTACCTGAGTTGTTTATAGGTAATTCTTATGATCCTTTAATAATTAGGTTGTAGGACTTGTTGattaaaattaatgattaaaattaatattgaatGTTTTTAGGGAGAATTTTCAGAATAAGATAATAAGACAGCAGTTGTATCTATATGCTCCAGTTGTTTAATAGCTCAAGCTTATGAGTAATTTTTATCTCATCATGTAGCTCTTATTTTTTGATATTTACCCAATAGAAATTTGATAAGAACGTTCAACTATCCACTTTATTATTGTATTTAATTTTGTCAGACACATTTATTTACCATCTTAATTGTACAGTTTtgtcttttcaattttttttttaaatttcaaatattctcCACAAACATGTTGACACTTAGACTGACACGTTTGTCTCTTATGCGACTGTATATATTCCTAAAATTTCACTGAATCaagttattgtttttttattatcttcTTCCTCAAGCCTTTTCACTCAGagcaatatttttcaaaaatcattcATACTATTCCTTGAAAATGTCTTCCTTCACCATAAATGCCCTTTCAatatattttgatgatatttatCCGATATTGGATGATAGCATGATATCCATGCTCAAGACTTTAGAAGAAACTGGGCTGAAAGGTTTTCTAAGATGTGCCAATTACATTTACGAAAAAAATTGTCTCAATTCTTTTCCTCTACCAAAATAGAAGATGAGGCAATAATTTGCACCATTGGTGATTAGACCTTCTTCAtcggtcaaattttttttactgaaaCCTTCGGTCTGCCAACATAAGGAATCACTGAGTTTAACAGACTACCTTCTGCAACCACTGAAGAACTGAAGGTTAAGTTTTCACATTTTGGTGCCTCCCTCAAATCGCTcggaaagaagaagaaaattaagCTTGAGTACAGGTTACTGAATGATATCGTAGCAAAATCACTTAATGCAATATCCAAATCATTTGATGCCTTCACTTTTTAACGTCTCCAGATAATGATAGCCATAACAGCCGGAGTCAAGACCAATTGGTCTGATATCCTCTATAACATTATGGTGGTCATGATTTCCAACCCAGACAAGCAGCACCAAAGCTTTGTCGTACCAATCTATCTGCTAGTTGAAAGAAGTAAAGCTCAAATGGGACCATCTTCTACTCTACACATACATAAAGTGTTAAACAAAAAATCTTGCCATCTACAAGTCAAAGAACGTCATTTGACATGATGATCTATTGAAAGTTATGAAAAAAGTGGTCGAAgagaagaacaagaagaaatcaCCCAAGAAAGCTCAAGTCAAGTGAAACCTAGAGGTTAAAACCTCTTACTGAGAAGGAATTAATTCAGATCAAGTGACAAGAGAAGCTCTCGTTAACTCAGGTCTTCTCCTCAACTcatgagaagaagaagagaacaAAGAAAACCAAGCTCATGAAACATTTTAATGAACCTATCAGACCAGCTCCCATTCTATCTTTTCCAACCACCAAGGTAATGCCAAGTTTCAAAATCTTTAAAACCAAAATCAATGAGAGTGCACGTTATGAGCGTTGAATTAAAACTGCCCCATCATCTACAAgagtaacaaaaaaaattccttCAGACCAGATGGAAGAACAAATCAAGCATCTAGAAGcacatattcttcaaaataaagaAACCTTGGTTgagtcaaataaaataaaacatcggAATTTTCTTGGTAATTTCTAACTCGAATCATAAAGTgcatttcaaataattcaaacatGATTTCGAATATCATAACTAATATCGAATAAAAAACTGATTTCAAAGATATCATATCAAATATAAACGAATATATATCATGTCGATCAAGTTTTCGAAAACATACataataatttttggaaaaCATTACACACACTTACCAAAGAAAATATCATTGTGCAAATTTTACGAAGAATATATatacaaaagcccacttacttgatGTTGATcttaataaaaagaatattcatCGTCGAAATACTGCGACCTTGGGCAAAACTCTTCTCGAAGTTGGACAAGAATCGGCTACTGCAGGGGCTACAAAATGGACAGGGACTTGGACTGGAAAATGGGCGCCTCTTGCTCAAAAATAGGTAGCACCTTTACTGAAAAACTTGCCAAAATTAAGCATAATTCGCCCCTTCTTGTAGCTAGTGGTTCTTGAATATCTATAGCCTTCGTAGATGAATTTTTGGTGTGGTTTTCCTCTTGGATTGAgccactatttataggccaacATGACCGGTTGAAAGGGCAGCTGTTACTACTCATTCAAGGCTGATAATGACTAGTAATTAGTTGTTACCTCTCCATTTTAATTCAGGTTAATCGGAccttttaatttcttgaaatagATGGTTAATACAATCTGCAAATTATTGCTCAAAATGCTAGGTCTTGACATCCCTCCCTCCTatgagaagtttcgtcctcgaaacttgtgTTTACTTAATTCTTGAAGAGGTAAGGGTATTGCTTTCTCATTTTCTCTTCAAGTTCtcaattagttttttttttgtgattagatcattgtactttgacataaAGAATGATTCGTCGCCTAAGTATTTGGTCTTTGATGTCCACAATTCGAGTAGGAACTTCTTCGTACTTtaattcttcatttaaatttcCTTCGATAAGAAGTGGTCCCACCTCAAGAATATGACTTGGATCCGAAATATATCTTCTCAGTTGTGAAATGTTGAAGACATTGTGAAGTCTTGACATATCGCGTGGAAGTGATAATCTATAAGCAAGAGTTCTCACTTTCTTTAGAATTCCAAAAAGCCCGACATATCTAGGATTCAATTTCCATGCCTTATTGAATCGGATCACACCTTTCATGTGTGAAACTTTAACATATTCTTTCTAGATCACTTCAAATTACACTGATATTCTCTTCAGATCAGTCCAAATTTTCTTTCGATCTTGTGCAGTCTTTAGTTTCTCCTTGATCATAGTAACTTTATCCATTGTTTTTTTTTGGATAAGCTTGGGCCCAATGATGGATTGTTCTCATACTTACTCCCAATATAATGGTgatcaaaattttcttaaatacaaagcTTCGTACGATGCCATTCCAATTTTGTCGTTGTAACTTTTATTGTAAGCGAACTCAATCAAGGGTATATGTTCACTCCCATCACCACTGAATTCTAGAACACATGCCCTCAACATATTCTCAAGAATTTGTATTGTCctctcagtttggccatcattTTGAGGGTGGTATGTCATACTAAGAGTAACTTTAATCCACATAGCTtgttgaaagctcttccaaaaatgAGACATGAGTCTCGGATCTCGATAT comes from Primulina huaijiensis isolate GDHJ02 chromosome 5, ASM1229523v2, whole genome shotgun sequence and encodes:
- the LOC140977478 gene encoding uncharacterized protein, which produces MSSKSIIADLNKDDKLNGDNYDTWRHKIGYVLDEQDALEGINQVMQDPDVGNTAQQRRDQEAYQAWKKKDSTARAILVSSVIDDLIHECEQHLTAHDIWVYLREKYEGTTVNHLRQLTIKFDTYKKKVDHSIKQHLKTMSNMIRELTSAGHILSDEQQVQALI